Proteins encoded in a region of the Isosphaeraceae bacterium EP7 genome:
- a CDS encoding tRNA modification GTPase produces MGAQQLDPGDTIAAVGSPPGGALRGIVRLSGPDAIPLALAGFTPDDASAAEPPTDRAHWRLGRLQVGGFRPSLPASLLLWPGSRTYTGQPLAEIHTSGSQPVLALVLADRMRRGARLAEPGEFTLRAFLAGRLDLTRAEAVLGVIEARNPRQLDAALRQLAGGLFGPIQAARDRLLDVVAHLEAGLDFVDESDVDPIGRAVLASELAGMAGAVEELARTLRGRDRIDGAPRVVLVGPPNAGKSRLFNALVGLDRALVSSVAGTTRDYLCAPCDCDGLRVELVDTAGIEDAAGPIADRAQVHRADQAARADLLLDCRPADAGPGDQAIPTGDVPALIVVTKCDLSAAPAAGTLSTSSATGAGLPALRAAIAEALRGVDADSALPAGTAARCRESLAAAGIALRDASATLADGWGDELVALDLRLAVDSLGQVVGATVNDDILDRIFSRFCIGK; encoded by the coding sequence ATGGGCGCGCAGCAACTGGATCCCGGAGACACGATCGCGGCCGTGGGCAGCCCACCCGGCGGCGCGCTCCGCGGGATCGTGCGGCTCTCGGGGCCCGACGCAATCCCACTGGCCCTGGCCGGCTTCACGCCCGACGACGCGAGCGCCGCGGAGCCCCCGACGGACCGCGCTCACTGGCGGCTCGGGCGGTTGCAAGTGGGCGGGTTCCGTCCATCGTTGCCGGCTTCGTTGCTGCTATGGCCCGGGTCTCGAACGTACACGGGTCAGCCGCTGGCCGAGATCCACACGAGCGGTTCTCAGCCGGTGCTCGCCCTGGTGCTGGCCGACCGCATGCGGCGCGGGGCCCGCTTGGCCGAGCCGGGCGAGTTCACCCTACGCGCGTTCCTCGCCGGTCGACTCGACCTGACCCGCGCCGAGGCGGTGCTCGGCGTGATCGAGGCCCGCAACCCTCGTCAGCTCGACGCGGCGCTCCGGCAACTGGCCGGCGGCCTGTTCGGGCCCATCCAGGCCGCCCGCGACCGCCTGCTCGACGTGGTCGCCCACCTGGAAGCGGGGCTCGACTTCGTCGACGAATCCGACGTCGACCCCATCGGCCGGGCGGTCCTGGCCTCCGAACTCGCCGGGATGGCCGGGGCCGTCGAAGAGTTGGCCAGAACCCTCAGGGGCCGCGACCGGATCGACGGGGCCCCTCGGGTCGTCCTGGTCGGCCCGCCCAACGCGGGCAAGAGCCGGCTGTTCAACGCCCTCGTCGGCCTGGATCGGGCCCTCGTCTCATCCGTCGCCGGCACGACCCGCGACTATCTCTGCGCCCCCTGCGACTGCGACGGCCTCCGCGTCGAGCTGGTCGACACCGCCGGCATCGAGGACGCCGCCGGACCCATCGCCGACCGGGCGCAGGTCCATCGCGCCGACCAGGCCGCCCGCGCCGACCTGCTCCTCGACTGTCGCCCCGCCGATGCCGGGCCGGGCGATCAGGCCATTCCCACCGGCGATGTGCCCGCCCTGATCGTCGTCACCAAGTGCGACCTGTCGGCGGCGCCCGCCGCCGGCACGCTCTCGACCAGCTCGGCCACGGGAGCTGGGCTGCCGGCCTTGCGTGCCGCGATCGCCGAGGCGTTACGCGGAGTCGACGCCGATTCGGCCCTGCCCGCCGGCACCGCCGCCCGCTGCCGCGAGTCCCTGGCCGCCGCCGGCATCGCGCTTCGAGATGCCTCGGCGACGCTCGCCGACGGCTGGGGCGACGAACTGGTCGCGCTCGACCTCAGGCTCGCGGTCGACTCGCTCGGCCAGGTTGTGGGTGCCACCGTCAACGACGACATCCTCGACCGCATCTTCAGCCGGTTCTGCATCGGCAAGTAA
- a CDS encoding phosphoesterase has translation MGLDERVLIVPGAELDRLGRFQGFSADVDRYLGALLAPGLAEFRARREVEDDPGFKQIIPYVVFRAGDLVFAYTRGGSGGEARLRKLRSLGVGGHVAEEDADGRGTLEAYEIALRRELDEEVKVDSPGRLSRIGLINDDSTPVGRVHLGVVHLYELDRPEVIPLEDSLADPVFLPVVDLPALSAEFETWSQVCIEAFLRG, from the coding sequence ATGGGGCTGGATGAACGAGTCTTGATCGTGCCCGGGGCGGAGCTGGACCGACTGGGGAGATTCCAGGGGTTCTCCGCCGACGTCGACCGCTATCTCGGGGCCCTGCTGGCCCCGGGCCTGGCCGAATTCCGGGCGCGCCGAGAGGTCGAGGACGACCCCGGGTTCAAGCAGATCATCCCTTATGTGGTCTTTCGCGCGGGCGACCTGGTCTTCGCCTACACCCGAGGAGGCTCCGGGGGCGAGGCCCGGCTGCGCAAGCTCCGCTCGTTGGGCGTCGGCGGCCACGTCGCCGAGGAGGACGCCGACGGCCGGGGGACCCTGGAAGCCTACGAGATCGCCCTGAGGCGCGAGCTGGACGAGGAGGTGAAGGTCGACAGCCCCGGTCGGTTGAGCCGGATCGGCCTGATCAACGACGACTCCACGCCGGTCGGCCGCGTTCACCTGGGCGTCGTCCACCTCTACGAGCTCGACCGCCCCGAAGTCATCCCGCTCGAGGACTCGCTGGCCGACCCCGTGTTCCTTCCCGTGGTCGATCTGCCCGCGTTGTCGGCTGAATTCGAGACCTGGTCGCAGGTCTGTATCGAGGCGTTTCTTCGGGGATAA
- a CDS encoding PEP-CTERM sorting domain-containing protein yields MSHRRLCLLLVAVAGLLVAGQAPVQAEIIVKIVKVKDVPDPSLIYSIELALPSGSEIAKGDFITLGIIPGLVIGTNNQPSNWAATYPTSEEVTWSYIGRDPLFVETGQDELALGMFTIQSESDFVPRFLDYSGQTTSPLDGSKQPFSGRIAVTNESSVPFAVPEPSTVVMSALGLAAVLATSRKRVARAAAFGR; encoded by the coding sequence ATGTCACATCGCCGTCTATGTCTTCTGCTGGTCGCGGTCGCCGGACTTCTGGTGGCGGGGCAGGCGCCGGTTCAGGCCGAGATTATCGTCAAAATCGTCAAGGTCAAGGATGTCCCCGATCCCAGCCTGATTTATAGCATCGAGCTCGCCCTGCCCTCGGGCTCCGAGATCGCCAAGGGAGACTTCATCACCCTGGGGATCATCCCCGGGCTGGTTATCGGCACCAACAACCAGCCGTCGAACTGGGCGGCGACGTACCCGACCTCCGAGGAGGTGACCTGGAGCTACATCGGGCGGGACCCGCTCTTCGTGGAGACCGGCCAGGACGAGCTGGCCCTGGGGATGTTCACCATCCAGTCGGAGTCCGACTTCGTCCCCCGGTTCCTGGACTACTCGGGCCAGACAACCTCGCCTCTCGACGGGTCGAAGCAGCCGTTTAGCGGCAGGATCGCGGTGACCAACGAGTCGTCGGTCCCCTTCGCCGTGCCCGAGCCTTCGACGGTCGTGATGTCGGCCCTGGGCCTGGCCGCGGTGCTGGCCACCTCGCGCAAGCGGGTTGCCCGAGCGGCTGCCTTCGGCCGATGA
- a CDS encoding protein kinase, with protein MLDPRADHRSTPGNPSTEDELGQASAPDAQASTIWREARSGDATEHRSKLADAADPPPVKALKSDDITLDLDAEAPTEGGSSNATVAEVPGHRIVSSLSQGEHETRGRYTMTHLHARGGIGQVWLARDVDLGREVALKEIRPERSGSSGVWARFLAEARITGQLEHPGIVPIYELARKGPDNLPYYTMRFVRGRTLGDAARAYHERLVAGEASPLELATLVNAFEAVCQALAYAHSRGIIHRDLKGQNVALGDFGEVMVLDWGLAKHVDAPDPEVIHEPCDELGPVDPAEEPTLQATATGQVMGTPAFMAPEQAEGDVSQIGRGTDVYGLGAVLYEILTGQAPFHGDDTRELLRRVIDEPPVPPRQLSPSVPRALEAICLKAMAKAPGARYASAADLALEIRKYLADEPVSVYREPFSVRAGRWARRHRTAVSCATAALVVAGASLAVGTVLVRRERDQAREQRQVARRAVDDMYTDVAEGWLEDHLDDVQRTFLERALAYYERFADQQASDPTAVQERGRASLRMGDILRKLGRNPEAERAYRRGVDILGRLADDQPDTPEHRHHRAVGLARLGGVLAAGGHATEAEALERDAIATDLALLESDPANPAYVRELAVARKELADLLRVHARAADADRLFESAVAGFEALANAPGAPAKARQDLASTLDRQGLLFRELGRFDAMKAAYDRALAIQRSLADEFPTLPAYRESLANAETAFGLLLSDSGRLGDAEPVLARAVAVNEALTKDFPLRPEYRRDLARSQINLANLLQKSGRPGEAVARYAPAAQIFRDLTAAQPRTMLYRHDLGRLQISLGAALRADRKFKAAGATYNEAIATHDALIRDQPTVPAYRQGKADALMNLGELQDTLGNPEEAERHYQEALRINEALARDEPGIPEYQRGEAKCLVNLSGLFKPLGKLKEAEDAGRRAVRALETLAAEHPENLDDRLALSGALSNLAALRLADADATYARIMEVNDRLVADHGSDPRTRQMQALACNNLGELKLSRGDLAGAGAEFGRSVELFDAIIAGKGGTADDRSYLGYVLGNLAAVQVAGNRPAEARPLLERAAGQQREALKSNPNADMYRLGLVDHDTKLAETLLALGEHAPASDLAAEIPEVAADKPAAEFEAARLLSRCIASAEADTTLPDERRKAYAHDYAGRAIVLLRGALQADRSLGDRLRSGADFAPLRSAAGPALDALLGAGPPTGPKAP; from the coding sequence ATGCTCGATCCCAGGGCCGACCACAGGTCGACGCCCGGAAACCCGTCCACCGAGGACGAACTCGGCCAGGCGTCCGCGCCCGACGCGCAGGCCTCGACCATCTGGAGGGAGGCCCGCTCCGGCGATGCCACCGAGCATCGATCCAAGCTCGCGGACGCTGCCGACCCGCCGCCCGTGAAGGCCCTGAAGTCCGACGACATCACGCTCGATCTGGACGCCGAGGCCCCGACGGAGGGGGGCTCATCCAACGCCACGGTCGCCGAAGTGCCCGGGCACAGGATCGTCTCCTCGTTGAGCCAAGGCGAGCATGAGACGCGCGGCCGATACACCATGACCCACCTCCACGCCCGGGGGGGGATCGGCCAGGTCTGGCTGGCGCGCGACGTCGACCTCGGCCGCGAGGTGGCACTCAAGGAAATCCGCCCCGAGCGGTCGGGAAGCTCCGGCGTCTGGGCCCGGTTCCTGGCCGAGGCCCGCATCACCGGCCAGCTCGAGCACCCCGGCATCGTGCCGATCTATGAGCTCGCGCGGAAGGGCCCCGACAACCTCCCCTACTACACGATGCGATTCGTCCGCGGCCGGACCCTGGGCGACGCGGCCCGCGCCTATCACGAGCGGCTCGTCGCCGGCGAGGCGTCGCCGCTCGAGCTGGCCACGCTGGTCAACGCCTTCGAGGCGGTCTGCCAGGCCCTGGCCTATGCCCACTCGCGCGGGATCATCCACCGCGACCTGAAGGGGCAGAACGTCGCGCTGGGCGACTTTGGCGAGGTCATGGTCCTGGACTGGGGCCTGGCCAAGCATGTTGACGCCCCCGACCCCGAGGTCATCCACGAGCCGTGTGACGAGCTTGGGCCGGTCGACCCGGCCGAGGAGCCGACGCTCCAGGCGACCGCCACGGGCCAGGTGATGGGCACCCCCGCCTTCATGGCCCCCGAGCAGGCCGAGGGGGACGTCTCCCAGATCGGCCGCGGCACCGACGTCTACGGCCTGGGCGCCGTGCTCTACGAGATCCTCACCGGCCAGGCGCCGTTCCACGGCGACGACACCCGCGAACTGCTGCGCAGGGTCATCGACGAGCCCCCCGTCCCGCCGCGGCAGCTCAGCCCATCGGTCCCGCGGGCGCTCGAGGCGATCTGCCTGAAGGCGATGGCCAAGGCCCCCGGCGCCCGCTACGCCTCGGCCGCCGACCTGGCCCTCGAGATCCGCAAGTACCTTGCCGATGAGCCCGTGAGCGTCTATCGCGAGCCCTTCTCGGTGCGGGCCGGCCGCTGGGCCAGGCGGCATCGGACGGCCGTGTCCTGCGCCACCGCGGCCCTGGTCGTCGCCGGTGCCTCGCTGGCGGTGGGGACCGTGCTCGTCAGGCGCGAACGCGACCAGGCCCGCGAGCAGCGCCAGGTCGCGCGCCGGGCCGTCGACGACATGTACACCGACGTCGCCGAGGGGTGGCTGGAAGACCACCTCGACGACGTCCAACGCACCTTCCTGGAGCGGGCGCTGGCCTACTATGAACGCTTCGCCGACCAGCAGGCGTCGGACCCCACCGCCGTCCAGGAGCGCGGCCGGGCCTCGCTGAGGATGGGCGACATCCTCCGCAAGCTCGGCAGGAACCCCGAGGCCGAGCGAGCCTACCGCCGGGGCGTCGACATCCTCGGCCGCCTGGCCGACGACCAGCCGGACACGCCCGAGCACCGCCACCATCGGGCCGTCGGCCTGGCTCGCCTGGGCGGCGTGCTGGCCGCCGGCGGGCACGCCACCGAGGCCGAGGCGCTCGAACGCGACGCCATCGCGACGGACCTGGCCCTCCTTGAATCGGATCCCGCCAACCCCGCTTACGTCCGCGAGCTGGCCGTCGCCCGCAAGGAACTGGCCGATCTCCTGCGCGTCCATGCCAGGGCCGCCGACGCCGATCGGCTGTTCGAATCGGCGGTCGCCGGCTTCGAGGCCCTGGCCAACGCCCCCGGCGCACCCGCGAAGGCCCGCCAGGACCTGGCCTCGACACTCGACCGGCAGGGGCTCCTCTTCCGCGAGCTAGGCCGGTTTGACGCGATGAAGGCCGCCTACGACCGGGCCCTGGCCATCCAGCGATCCCTGGCCGACGAGTTCCCCACCCTGCCCGCCTACCGCGAGAGCCTGGCCAATGCCGAGACCGCCTTCGGCCTCCTGCTCAGCGATTCGGGCCGGCTGGGCGACGCCGAGCCCGTGCTCGCTCGGGCCGTCGCCGTCAACGAGGCGCTCACCAAAGACTTCCCGCTCAGGCCCGAATATCGCCGCGACCTGGCCAGGAGCCAAATCAACCTGGCTAACCTGCTCCAGAAGTCCGGCCGGCCCGGCGAGGCCGTCGCCCGGTATGCCCCGGCCGCCCAGATCTTCCGCGACCTGACCGCCGCCCAGCCCCGGACGATGCTCTACCGCCACGACCTGGGCCGGCTCCAGATCAGCCTCGGCGCGGCGCTCCGGGCCGACCGAAAATTCAAGGCCGCCGGCGCGACCTACAACGAGGCCATCGCGACCCACGATGCCCTGATACGCGACCAGCCGACCGTGCCCGCCTACCGCCAGGGCAAGGCCGACGCCCTGATGAATCTTGGCGAGTTGCAGGACACCCTGGGCAACCCCGAAGAAGCCGAACGCCACTACCAGGAAGCCCTCCGCATCAACGAAGCCCTGGCCCGCGACGAGCCGGGCATCCCCGAATACCAGCGAGGCGAGGCCAAGTGCCTGGTTAACCTCTCGGGCTTGTTCAAGCCCCTGGGCAAGCTCAAGGAGGCCGAGGACGCGGGCCGGCGGGCGGTGCGGGCCCTGGAAACGCTGGCCGCCGAGCACCCCGAGAACCTCGACGATCGCCTGGCCCTCTCCGGCGCACTGAGCAACCTGGCCGCCCTGCGCCTGGCCGACGCCGACGCCACCTACGCCCGGATCATGGAGGTCAACGACCGGCTGGTGGCCGACCACGGATCCGACCCCAGGACCCGGCAGATGCAGGCCCTGGCCTGCAACAATCTGGGCGAGCTGAAGCTCTCGCGCGGCGACCTGGCCGGCGCCGGGGCCGAGTTCGGCCGGTCGGTCGAGCTGTTCGACGCGATCATCGCCGGCAAGGGGGGGACCGCCGACGACCGAAGCTATCTGGGCTACGTCCTGGGCAACCTCGCCGCGGTGCAGGTCGCCGGCAACCGCCCGGCCGAGGCCAGGCCGCTGCTGGAGCGGGCCGCCGGCCAGCAGCGAGAGGCCCTGAAATCGAACCCCAACGCGGACATGTACCGGCTCGGCCTGGTCGACCACGACACCAAGCTGGCCGAGACCCTGCTGGCCCTGGGCGAGCACGCCCCGGCCTCGGACCTGGCCGCCGAGATCCCCGAGGTCGCGGCCGATAAGCCCGCCGCCGAGTTCGAGGCCGCCCGGCTGCTGTCCCGCTGCATCGCCTCGGCCGAGGCCGACACCACCCTGCCCGATGAGCGCCGCAAGGCCTACGCCCACGACTACGCCGGCCGGGCGATCGTCCTGCTGCGAGGCGCCCTCCAGGCAGACCGATCGCTGGGCGACCGGCTCAGATCCGGCGCCGACTTCGCCCCCCTGAGGAGTGCCGCCGGCCCCGCGCTGGATGCCCTGCTGGGCGCGGGCCCCCCGACCGGACCCAAGGCCCCCTGA
- a CDS encoding c-type cytochrome: MRSKRIAAVLMAAAGLIVGAAARGADDNAPVTTPRWIWAPGAPKEKQSVVLRKEFKVASKVKSAKLYLACDDSANVHLDGKSIFNAVGTHLAFSKDLTAAFAGKEPGAHILGVRARNDAGPAAFLARLVIDLEDGGTQVVVTDASWDALERRGGGIPDFDPADKAWVKAAEIGKLGDAPYVAITEESLAKAAPAREATATDPSKLKVAKDFKVELLYSVPKDEQGSWVCMTLDPKGRMIASDQYGKLYRVTLPALDGKPEDIKVEPIPVEIGEAQGLLWAFDSLYVVVNSGGKFPTGLYRVRDTNGDDVLDNVQRLRELPGGAGEHGPHAIMLTPDGKSLVMVVGNQTAPVEVNESLVPRAWSEDILLPRMPDGNGFMAGVLAPGGCVYKINPDGTNWELVSMGFRNQYDAAFNRDGELFTYDSDMEWDINTPWYRPTRVCHVVSGSEFGWRNGAGVWPPYYADSLPGAVNVGPGSPTGVTFGYGAKFPAKYQDALFICDWSYGKLYATHLKSTGSTYTGELEEFVTGVPLPLTDIIVNPADGALYYTIGGRRTKSGLYRVTYTGSESTAPSTGNPEGAAERKVRRDLEAFHGHVDPKAVDAAWPHLGSPDRFLRWAARVAIETQPAATWQDRALAEKSSPTASIEVLIALARLGDKSLQPKLLEALDRIEWNGLTEFQQVALLRAYSLAFTRMGRPADQATIDRLVKRFDPHFPGKARQINSELCKLLVYLEAPSINAKATKLLDDAPTQEEQLDYATSLRTLKKNWTLDERKAFFNWLLKAANYRGGASFGGFLRIIREDAIATLSESEKASLKETLEAKPVLKEPAPALASRPLVKEWTVDELVPLVESKLKDRDFDRGRSLFGGASCFACHRFDNEGGAVGPDLTVVSGRFGVRDLLESVLLPSKVVSDQYQAVVVETLDGRTVTGRIVNLNDDSMSINTNMLDPNGQVSVDRKLIETVTPSPTSMMPQGLLNTLKEEEILDLVAYLLSRGDRSNAMFRQERAAAGR, from the coding sequence ATGCGATCGAAGCGAATCGCCGCCGTGCTGATGGCCGCGGCAGGCCTCATTGTCGGGGCCGCCGCCCGTGGGGCCGACGACAACGCCCCAGTCACCACACCGCGCTGGATCTGGGCCCCAGGGGCCCCCAAGGAGAAGCAGTCGGTTGTCCTCCGCAAGGAGTTCAAGGTCGCTTCCAAGGTGAAGTCGGCCAAGCTTTATCTGGCCTGCGACGACTCGGCCAATGTCCACCTCGACGGCAAGTCCATCTTCAACGCCGTGGGCACGCACCTGGCGTTCTCGAAGGACCTGACGGCCGCCTTCGCCGGCAAAGAGCCCGGCGCCCACATCCTGGGCGTCCGCGCCCGCAATGACGCCGGCCCGGCGGCCTTCCTTGCCCGGCTCGTGATCGACCTCGAAGACGGCGGCACCCAGGTCGTCGTGACCGACGCGAGCTGGGACGCCCTGGAGCGTCGCGGCGGCGGGATCCCCGACTTCGACCCCGCCGACAAGGCCTGGGTCAAGGCCGCCGAGATCGGCAAGCTGGGCGACGCCCCCTATGTCGCCATCACCGAGGAGTCGCTGGCAAAAGCCGCCCCGGCGCGCGAGGCGACAGCGACCGACCCCTCGAAGCTGAAGGTGGCCAAAGACTTCAAGGTCGAGCTGCTTTACTCGGTTCCCAAGGACGAGCAGGGCTCCTGGGTCTGCATGACCCTGGACCCCAAGGGACGCATGATCGCCTCGGACCAGTACGGCAAGCTCTACCGCGTCACCTTGCCGGCGCTCGACGGCAAGCCCGAGGACATCAAGGTCGAGCCCATCCCCGTCGAGATCGGCGAGGCCCAGGGGCTGCTCTGGGCGTTCGACAGCCTCTACGTCGTGGTCAACTCGGGGGGCAAGTTCCCCACCGGGCTCTACCGCGTGCGCGACACCAACGGCGACGACGTGCTGGACAACGTCCAGAGGCTGCGCGAGCTGCCCGGCGGCGCCGGCGAGCACGGCCCGCACGCGATCATGCTGACGCCCGACGGCAAGTCGCTCGTCATGGTCGTGGGCAACCAGACCGCACCCGTCGAGGTGAATGAGTCGCTCGTCCCCCGCGCCTGGAGCGAGGACATCCTGCTGCCGCGCATGCCCGACGGCAACGGCTTCATGGCCGGCGTGCTGGCCCCCGGCGGCTGCGTCTACAAGATCAACCCCGACGGGACCAACTGGGAGCTCGTCTCGATGGGCTTCCGCAACCAGTACGACGCCGCCTTCAACCGCGACGGGGAGCTGTTCACGTACGACTCCGACATGGAGTGGGACATCAACACCCCCTGGTACCGCCCGACGCGCGTCTGCCACGTCGTCAGCGGCTCGGAATTCGGCTGGCGTAACGGCGCGGGCGTCTGGCCCCCCTACTACGCCGACAGCCTGCCCGGTGCCGTCAACGTCGGCCCCGGCTCGCCCACCGGCGTCACCTTCGGCTACGGCGCCAAGTTCCCGGCCAAGTACCAGGACGCCCTGTTCATCTGCGACTGGAGCTACGGCAAGCTCTACGCCACCCACCTGAAGTCGACCGGCTCGACCTACACCGGTGAGCTGGAAGAGTTCGTCACGGGCGTCCCCCTGCCGCTGACCGACATCATCGTCAACCCGGCCGACGGCGCCTTGTACTACACCATCGGCGGCCGGCGGACCAAGTCGGGCCTGTATCGGGTGACCTACACCGGCAGCGAGTCGACGGCCCCCTCGACGGGCAACCCCGAGGGTGCCGCCGAGCGTAAGGTCCGGCGCGACCTGGAAGCCTTCCACGGCCACGTCGACCCCAAGGCGGTCGACGCCGCCTGGCCCCACCTGGGCAGCCCCGACCGGTTCCTTCGATGGGCCGCTCGCGTCGCCATCGAGACCCAGCCCGCAGCCACCTGGCAGGACCGGGCGCTCGCCGAGAAGTCGAGCCCGACGGCCTCGATCGAAGTCCTGATCGCCCTGGCCCGCCTGGGCGACAAGTCGCTCCAGCCGAAGCTGCTGGAGGCCCTCGACCGGATCGAGTGGAACGGCCTGACCGAGTTCCAGCAGGTCGCCCTGCTGCGTGCCTACAGCCTGGCCTTCACCCGGATGGGCCGGCCCGCCGACCAGGCGACGATCGACCGGCTGGTCAAGCGGTTCGACCCGCACTTCCCCGGCAAGGCGCGTCAGATCAACTCCGAGCTCTGCAAGCTGCTCGTCTATCTCGAAGCCCCCTCGATCAACGCCAAGGCGACGAAGCTACTCGACGACGCGCCGACGCAGGAGGAGCAGCTCGACTACGCCACGTCGCTGCGCACCTTGAAGAAGAACTGGACGCTCGACGAGCGCAAGGCGTTCTTCAACTGGCTGTTGAAGGCGGCCAACTATCGCGGCGGTGCCAGCTTCGGCGGCTTCCTGCGGATCATCCGCGAGGACGCGATCGCCACGCTGAGCGAGTCGGAGAAGGCCAGCCTGAAGGAGACCCTCGAGGCCAAGCCCGTGCTGAAGGAGCCCGCGCCGGCCCTGGCCTCGCGCCCCCTGGTCAAGGAGTGGACCGTCGACGAGCTGGTGCCGCTGGTCGAATCCAAGCTGAAGGACCGCGACTTCGACCGCGGCCGTTCGCTGTTCGGCGGCGCGTCGTGCTTCGCCTGCCATCGGTTCGACAACGAGGGGGGGGCCGTCGGCCCCGACCTGACCGTGGTCTCGGGCCGGTTCGGCGTGCGCGACCTGCTGGAGTCGGTCCTGCTGCCCAGCAAGGTCGTCAGCGACCAGTACCAGGCGGTGGTCGTCGAGACCCTCGACGGCCGGACCGTCACCGGCCGGATCGTCAACCTGAATGACGACTCGATGAGCATCAACACCAACATGCTCGACCCCAACGGGCAGGTGAGCGTCGACCGCAAGTTGATCGAGACGGTCACGCCGTCGCCGACGTCGATGATGCCGCAGGGGCTGCTGAACACCCTGAAGGAAGAGGAGATCCTCGACCTGGTGGCCTACCTGCTGTCTCGCGGCGACCGCTCCAACGCCATGTTCCGCCAGGAACGGGCCGCGGCCGGCCGCTGA
- a CDS encoding DinB family protein, with product MNGTTALKTNLEETKSLLEKYLADFSDADIQVRPVPNANHVAWQIGNVIAGEHFMLQAGLPDAKFPELPPGFADRHSSKAAGVEGPEGLLTKDEYLALFNGVRGAAIAALDTLTDADLDRPTEGPMAAFAPTLGHVFLATANHTMMHAGQFSVIRRVLGKPVLF from the coding sequence ATGAATGGGACCACCGCGCTCAAAACCAACCTGGAAGAGACCAAATCCTTGCTCGAGAAGTACCTGGCCGACTTCTCCGACGCCGACATCCAGGTCCGGCCGGTCCCCAACGCGAATCATGTCGCCTGGCAGATCGGCAACGTCATCGCCGGGGAGCATTTCATGCTCCAGGCGGGCCTGCCCGACGCCAAATTCCCCGAGCTGCCCCCGGGCTTCGCCGACCGCCATAGCTCGAAGGCGGCGGGCGTCGAAGGGCCCGAGGGCCTGCTGACCAAGGACGAGTATCTCGCCCTCTTCAACGGGGTCCGCGGCGCCGCCATCGCCGCGCTCGACACCCTGACCGACGCCGACCTCGACCGTCCGACCGAGGGCCCCATGGCCGCATTCGCCCCGACGCTCGGGCACGTCTTCCTGGCCACGGCCAACCATACCATGATGCACGCCGGCCAGTTCTCCGTCATCCGCCGGGTGCTGGGCAAGCCCGTCCTGTTCTGA